DNA sequence from the Agromyces aureus genome:
TGGTCTCGATTCGCTTCGCTCCTCGACCGGCGTTCGTCGTCAGCGGGGCGTGAGGTGTTCTCGGTCATGTTCTCGCTCATTCCATGATCTGGATGTGGAGGGTGCCGGTGCGCTGCGTGAGGTCGAGTCGGGCGTCGATGCGCTCGTCGGCCCCGATGGCGCCGACCCCGTTCTCGCCGCCGACCACGAGGGCCGCACGGTCGAGGCCGCCGATCTGCGGACTGCTGACGACCCCTTCGTCGTCGAAGACCGTGATGTCGATCGGGCCGGCCTCAGAGGCGTCGAGGAGCACGATCGCGCCGCCCTCGACGAGGAGCCAGCTGTCGCCGACGCCCTGGGTGAGCTGCACCACCGGTGCCGTGCCTCCGGAGAGGGGCACCGCGTTCAGGTACGCATCGCCGATGGGCTGCACGAGGCGCTGGGAGCTCATCAGGTCGATGCTCGTGCTCGGTCCGATCAGCCGGCCCTGCGACGAGAAGCTCGCCCCGCCGAGTCCGACGAGCATCGCCAGCACGGCCGTGAGGGTGAGGAACGCGAGTGCCCCGCTGCGGCGCCGGCGGAGGGCCGCGACGACCATGCCGAGCGAGAGCACGAGGGTGCCTGCCGCGAGGGCGACGGGCACCGCGTAGGCGGCGACGTCGGGCTCGCCGAGCGCCCAGAGGGCCACGATCGCGCCGCCGACGAGGCTGATGCCGAGCATCGTGAACACGAACGCGGCGCTCGCCCTGGGGCGGCTCGCCCGTCGGGAGGCCCGGGCCGCATCGGCCTGTGCGGCCAGCGCCCTGGCCTTCTCGCGGTTCTCGGCGGCGGCCTGGGCGCGGGCGGCCCGGGCCGCCTGGTCCTGACCGGTCTTCCACTCGGTGTGCGCGACGCGCCACGCCTCGTGCTGCATGCGCCACTCGGCGATCGCGTCGGCGTCGGCGCCCATCGCGGGCACGGGCGGCTCGGTCGTCGGGGCAGCAGCGGGCGAAGTCGCGGACGCGGCATCCGTCACCTGAGCGGATGCCGCATCCGCACCCGCCGAACGGGTGTCGCCGTCCGTCGGGGGAACCGGGGCCGCGTACGTCGAGGCGGGCTGGTCTCGAGACGCTTCGCTCCTCGACCGACGGTCTTCGCCGGCCGGGGGGTTCTGCGTGCTCTCGGTGCTCTGGGAGGCCCGCTTCGCGAGCCAGATGACGAGGGCGACGATGCCGCCGACGACGAGCAGGGTCCAGATGATGCGCAGCGGCACCATGAGGTTGAAGCCGAAGATCGGGTCGGCGAGGGAGGGCCACTCGTCCCACCACTGCCAGCCGAGCCATCCGCCCTGCACGAGCGGGATGAACCCGAGCACGCCCATGACGGCGATGCCGACGATCGCCGGGTCGACGATGCCGCGCGTGAGCTGCTCGAGGTGGATGCGCCCGTCGGTGTCGGGCAGCAGCAGCCACGCGATCGCGTAGAGCAGCACGAACGGGGCGCCGAGCACGGCGACCACGACGACGATGCCGCGCACGATGATCGGGTCGATACCGAGGCGCGCGCCGAGGCCGGCGCACACGCCGCCCAGCCATCCGGCGCGGCGCGGCAGCCCGAGGCGTCGGAGCCAGGCGTAGAAGCCCGGGCCGGTCGCGTCGGGCGGCGTCGTCGAGCCAGGCCCGCCCGCGGCATCCGCTCGCTCGCCGGCGCCGGAACCCGTGCCGGCACCCGGTACGCCTGATGAAGCCGAACCGACCGCCCCGTCGACCGGCGGTCCGGCCTGCGCGGAGTCCCCCTGCGCGCCTTCCGGCACTGGGTCGGTCGGCGGGG
Encoded proteins:
- a CDS encoding PspC domain-containing protein, translated to METNQTAPPTDPVPEGAQGDSAQAGPPVDGAVGSASSGVPGAGTGSGAGERADAAGGPGSTTPPDATGPGFYAWLRRLGLPRRAGWLGGVCAGLGARLGIDPIIVRGIVVVVAVLGAPFVLLYAIAWLLLPDTDGRIHLEQLTRGIVDPAIVGIAVMGVLGFIPLVQGGWLGWQWWDEWPSLADPIFGFNLMVPLRIIWTLLVVGGIVALVIWLAKRASQSTESTQNPPAGEDRRSRSEASRDQPASTYAAPVPPTDGDTRSAGADAASAQVTDAASATSPAAAPTTEPPVPAMGADADAIAEWRMQHEAWRVAHTEWKTGQDQAARAARAQAAAENREKARALAAQADAARASRRASRPRASAAFVFTMLGISLVGGAIVALWALGEPDVAAYAVPVALAAGTLVLSLGMVVAALRRRRSGALAFLTLTAVLAMLVGLGGASFSSQGRLIGPSTSIDLMSSQRLVQPIGDAYLNAVPLSGGTAPVVQLTQGVGDSWLLVEGGAIVLLDASEAGPIDITVFDDEGVVSSPQIGGLDRAALVVGGENGVGAIGADERIDARLDLTQRTGTLHIQIME